One window from the genome of Diabrotica virgifera virgifera chromosome 6, PGI_DIABVI_V3a encodes:
- the LOC126887267 gene encoding zinc finger protein 239-like: protein MMKTPEDSSHEEEDLGSNIEERTLSKNMKVQTGSGPYKCIICLKQFTEACTLKSHMVTHTGEKPYKCDTCLKQFIAPSALKSHMVTHTGEKPYKCEICLKRFTQASSLKLHMRTHTGEKSYKCKICFKQFALAGNLKSHVMTHIGENPYKCDICFKQFTKTNNLKSHMMTHTGEKPYKCEICFKQLTHASHLKLHMMTHTGEKPYKCDICFKQLTQAGSLKSHMMTHSGEKPYKCEICFKLSTRANHLKLHMMTHTGEKPYKCDICFKQFTQAGPLKSHMMTHTGEKPYKCDICLKQFIQAGHLKSHMMSHTGEKPYKCDICLKQFSAASTLKRHLRIHTVEKPYKCKICFKQLNSREVAAILALIPNSLNLFITKLALYQPNSTSHGLWKAHFEVV, encoded by the coding sequence ATGATGAAAACACCTGAAGATTCATctcatgaagaagaagatttgggTAGTAATATTGAAGAAAGAACATTAAGTAAAAACATGAAAGTTCAAACTGGAAGTGGACCTTACAAatgtataatttgtttaaaacaatttactGAAGCATGTACCCTGAAATCACATATGGtgactcacactggagaaaagccttataagtgtgataCTTGTTTGAAACAATTTATTGCACCAAGTGCTCTGAAATCCCATATGGtgactcacactggagaaaagccttacaagtgcgagatttgtCTTAAGCGATTTACTCAAGCCAGTTCTTTGAAACTACATATGAggactcacactggagaaaagtcttacaaatgtaaaatttgttttaagcaatttgcTCTAGCCGGTAATTTAAAATCACATGTGATGACTCACATAGGAGAAAACCCGtacaagtgtgatatttgttttaagcagtttactaaaACCAATAATTTGAAATCGCATatgatgactcacactggagaaaagccttacaagtgcgagatttgttttaagcagttaaCTCACGCCAGTCATTTGAAACTACATatgatgactcacactggagaaaagccttataagtgtgatatttgttttaagcagCTTACTCAAGCCGGTTCTTTGAAGTCACACATGATGACTCACagtggagaaaagccttacaagtgcgagatttgttttaagctgtCAACTCGCGCCAATCATTTGAAACTACATatgatgactcacactggagaaaagccttataagtgtgatatttgttttaagcagtttactcaagCCGGTCCTTTGAAATCACACatgatgactcacactggagaaaaaccttataagtgtgatatATGTCTTAAGCAGTTTATTCAAGCCGGTCATTTAAAATCACACATGATGagtcacactggagaaaagccttataagtgtgatatttgtttgaagcagtttagTGCGGCAAGTACTTTGAAAAGACACTTGAGAATACACACTgtagaaaagccttacaagtgcaaAATCTGTTTTAAGCAGCTTAATAGTAGAGAAGTAGCAGCCATTCtggctctgattccaaattcccttaatctgtttATAACCAAATTAGCACTTTACCAACCGAACTCTACGAGCCATGGGCTATGGAAAGCTCATTTTGAAGTTGTCTAG